From Pseudomonas sp. StFLB209, a single genomic window includes:
- a CDS encoding AAA family ATPase, translated as MSESNSAPSDPVENLDKPPLQASSQAAERQQASQRAQTLRRELQKALIGQNSMIDDVLTALIGGGHVLIEGVPGLGKTLLVRALARCLGGEFARIQFTPDLMPSDVTGHAVYDLQSEQFKLRKGPLFTHMLLADEINRAPAKTQAALLEAMQEGQVTLEGKTLPIPQPFMVLATQNPIEQEGTYPLPEAELDRFMLKLHMDYPQAHEEVEMVRQVTRSSRADMLDVQPLLVVMQPHEVQTLQQVASELPVDEQVLEYAVRLARATRNWAGLTLGAGPRASIALVRGGRARALLRGGEFVTPDDIKSCAMAVLRHRVRLAPELDMEGLSVDQVLRQIFDQVPAPRL; from the coding sequence ATGAGCGAGTCCAACAGCGCACCGTCTGATCCCGTTGAAAACCTTGACAAGCCACCGCTGCAGGCCTCTTCCCAAGCGGCTGAACGCCAACAGGCGAGCCAGCGGGCGCAGACCTTGCGTCGTGAACTGCAAAAAGCCCTGATTGGCCAGAACAGCATGATCGACGACGTACTCACCGCCCTGATCGGTGGCGGCCACGTACTGATCGAGGGCGTTCCCGGACTGGGCAAGACCCTGCTGGTACGGGCGCTGGCGCGCTGTCTTGGCGGCGAGTTCGCCCGGATCCAGTTCACCCCGGATCTGATGCCCAGTGACGTCACCGGGCACGCGGTGTACGACCTGCAGAGCGAACAATTCAAACTGCGCAAGGGTCCGCTGTTCACCCATATGCTGCTGGCCGACGAAATCAACCGTGCACCGGCCAAGACCCAGGCGGCGCTGCTTGAGGCCATGCAGGAGGGGCAAGTCACCCTGGAAGGCAAGACCCTGCCTATCCCGCAGCCCTTCATGGTACTGGCCACCCAGAATCCGATCGAACAGGAAGGCACCTACCCGTTGCCGGAAGCCGAGCTGGATCGCTTCATGCTCAAGCTGCACATGGACTACCCACAGGCCCATGAAGAGGTCGAGATGGTTCGCCAGGTGACCCGCTCAAGCCGCGCCGACATGCTCGACGTACAACCTCTGCTGGTGGTGATGCAACCCCACGAAGTGCAGACGCTGCAACAGGTTGCCAGCGAACTGCCAGTCGATGAGCAAGTGCTCGAATACGCCGTTCGGCTGGCCCGGGCAACCCGTAACTGGGCAGGCCTGACGCTGGGCGCCGGCCCCCGTGCTTCCATCGCACTGGTACGCGGTGGACGCGCCAGAGCCTTGCTGCGCGGCGGTGAGTTCGTGACCCCCGATGACATCAAGAGCTGCGCCATGGCAGTGCTGCGCCACCGGGTACGCCTGGCTCCGGAACTGGACATGGAAGGCCTGTCGGTGGATCAGGTTCTGCGCCAGATATTCGATCAGGTCCCGGCTCCGCGCCTATGA
- the purU gene encoding formyltetrahydrofolate deformylase encodes MRTFRLVSACPDRVGIVAKVSNFLASYNGWITESSHHSDSLSGWFFMRHEIRADSLPLDLEGLRAAFAPIAEEFSMEWRITDSAQKKRVVLMASRESHCLADLLHRWHSDELDCEIACVISNHQDLRGMVEWHGIPYHHVPVDPANKQPAFAEVSRLVGEYQADVVVLARYMQILPPQLCQEYANQVINIHHSFLPSFVGAKPYHQAAMRGVKLIGATCHYVTEELDAGPIIEQDVVRISHRENIETLVRLGRDVEKLVLARGLRAHLEDRVMVHDNKTVIFD; translated from the coding sequence ATGCGCACTTTTCGCCTGGTGAGTGCTTGCCCGGACCGGGTCGGCATCGTTGCCAAGGTCAGTAACTTTCTGGCGTCCTACAACGGATGGATTACCGAGTCGAGTCACCATTCTGACAGTCTCAGTGGCTGGTTCTTCATGCGCCACGAAATTCGTGCCGACAGTCTGCCGCTGGACCTGGAAGGCTTGCGTGCAGCGTTTGCACCCATTGCCGAAGAGTTCTCGATGGAGTGGCGAATTACTGACTCGGCCCAGAAAAAGCGTGTGGTGCTGATGGCCAGCCGTGAGTCTCACTGCCTGGCGGACCTGCTGCATCGCTGGCACAGCGATGAACTGGACTGCGAGATCGCCTGTGTGATTTCCAACCATCAGGACCTGCGTGGCATGGTCGAGTGGCACGGCATTCCTTATCATCACGTACCTGTGGACCCGGCCAACAAGCAGCCAGCCTTCGCAGAGGTTTCTCGTCTGGTCGGTGAGTATCAGGCTGACGTCGTGGTCCTGGCCCGCTACATGCAAATCCTTCCGCCACAGCTGTGTCAGGAGTACGCCAACCAGGTGATCAACATTCACCACAGCTTCCTGCCATCGTTCGTGGGCGCCAAACCGTACCACCAGGCGGCGATGCGCGGCGTGAAACTGATTGGCGCCACTTGCCACTATGTAACCGAAGAGCTGGATGCCGGCCCTATCATCGAACAGGACGTCGTGCGTATCAGCCACCGTGAAAACATCGAGACGCTGGTGCGTCTGGGGCGTGATGTTGAGAAGCTGGTGCTGGCTCGCGGTTTGCGTGCTCACTTGGAAGACCGGGTGATGGTGCACGACAACAAGACCGTGATCTTCGACTGA
- a CDS encoding DUF4350 domain-containing protein produces the protein MKRGYLLPGLLVSVVLAVVIVLFIRQLEPYEETIDRGPSPEARTNPYLAAEQFLLQRSITVRSADTWTELPEPTTQRQTLLILDDRSRMTPEQVDPLLAWADAGGHLVVVAEQLWDEQQQRSGDLLLDRLQIRQSLTRDLPKTQAEDSGSAPAVPMARPTPAKTPWPHLTRLYLENEDAPAYMSFDPAYHLEDPQDLAAYWANSANATHMLQLEHGAGLVTVLTDSQLWTNHSIGEYDNAWLLWYLTQDSSVTLIAQARHDTLLSLLLRHFPLAIVTLALLLALAVWRVAMREGPLQWPAPAGRRQLVEHLRASADFLLRHRGQQALLKNLQQDILRRARQRHPGFETLVVTEQWQVLARLSRQSTSAISLAMRPRPAQRLSSADFTRQVAHLQTLRNAL, from the coding sequence ATGAAGCGCGGCTATCTACTGCCGGGCTTGCTGGTCTCGGTTGTGCTGGCAGTGGTGATCGTACTGTTCATCAGGCAGCTGGAACCTTACGAGGAAACCATCGATCGCGGCCCGTCGCCAGAAGCCAGGACCAACCCCTATCTGGCAGCCGAACAGTTCTTGCTCCAGCGCTCGATAACGGTTCGCTCAGCCGATACCTGGACCGAGCTGCCCGAACCCACAACGCAGCGCCAGACCCTGCTGATTCTCGATGATCGCTCGCGCATGACGCCCGAGCAGGTCGACCCGTTGCTGGCCTGGGCCGATGCAGGTGGTCATCTGGTAGTGGTCGCCGAACAACTGTGGGACGAGCAGCAACAACGCAGCGGCGACCTGCTGCTTGACCGTCTGCAGATTCGCCAGTCATTGACCCGCGACCTGCCCAAGACACAAGCGGAGGATTCAGGCAGCGCACCGGCCGTTCCGATGGCGCGCCCCACACCGGCCAAGACGCCCTGGCCACACCTGACCCGGCTGTATCTTGAAAACGAAGATGCCCCGGCCTACATGAGCTTCGACCCGGCCTATCATCTGGAAGACCCGCAAGACCTGGCCGCCTACTGGGCCAACAGTGCCAATGCCACCCACATGCTGCAACTGGAGCATGGCGCCGGCCTGGTCACAGTACTTACCGATTCACAATTGTGGACCAACCACAGCATCGGTGAATACGACAACGCCTGGCTACTCTGGTACCTGACCCAGGACAGCAGCGTGACGCTGATCGCCCAGGCCCGGCACGATACGTTGCTGAGCTTGCTGCTGCGTCACTTTCCACTGGCGATAGTGACCCTGGCCTTGCTGCTGGCGCTCGCCGTATGGCGGGTGGCAATGCGTGAGGGGCCGCTGCAATGGCCGGCACCTGCCGGTCGTCGGCAACTGGTCGAACACCTGCGTGCCAGCGCCGACTTCCTGCTGAGGCATCGCGGGCAACAGGCGCTGCTGAAAAACCTGCAACAAGACATCCTGCGTCGTGCCCGTCAACGTCACCCCGGCTTCGAGACGCTGGTTGTCACCGAACAGTGGCAGGTTCTCGCCAGGCTCAGCCGCCAGTCAACCAGTGCCATAAGCCTGGCGATGCGCCCGCGTCCGGCGCAACGCCTGTCCAGCGCCGACTTCACCCGTCAGGTAGCCCATCTGCAAACTCTCAGGAATGCCCTATGA
- a CDS encoding DUF4129 domain-containing protein — protein MRLTDASIAIRPRPAWEALDLGVLLAGRHRSLLMLSWALVTLPILGVLSLVLWDYPSVVIALFWWFKPLYERLPLWILSRALFGATPTLKQALKAWPGLLKRELLPSLLWRRLSLLRSFTLPVQQLEGLSGQARRLRLAVLCQADTRAARCLTLAGAHLELVLYTAAIMLVYVFMPRQMDVDWSWLLILGSDDQLLWVDHLFNLLYAVALMAWGPVYVSCGFMLYLNRRTRLEAWDIELVFKRLRQRLAGSAATLVVGALLLLGALPHSGWAYASPAPESVQPSPQSTRLTHQPLNSQQSHAAITDLLEKPPFKNPETVTGWRLPEAQEQPPTAGQAPSTWFDWLNHLLKGANVLAHLFEILLWSLAIGLLGLVIWRYRQWLRLFIASPGRDKPVTAHPPAQLFGLQVSAQSLPDDIAGTVLALWPDQPREALSLLYRALLSRLITDYQLPLKSADTEQQALQRIASLNKPALSDFSHELTGHWQNLAYGHRLPAAHVLPELCERWRSLFETGARP, from the coding sequence ATGCGCCTGACTGACGCCAGTATCGCCATCCGCCCGCGCCCGGCCTGGGAAGCCCTTGATCTGGGTGTCCTGCTGGCCGGCCGGCATCGGAGCCTGCTGATGCTGTCCTGGGCATTGGTCACCCTGCCGATTCTTGGCGTATTGAGCCTTGTGCTATGGGATTACCCCAGCGTGGTCATCGCGCTGTTCTGGTGGTTCAAGCCGCTTTACGAACGACTGCCACTATGGATCCTGTCACGCGCCCTGTTTGGCGCAACGCCGACCCTCAAGCAAGCACTCAAGGCCTGGCCCGGTCTGCTCAAGCGCGAGCTGCTGCCAAGCCTGCTCTGGCGCCGCCTGAGCCTGCTGCGCAGTTTCACCTTGCCGGTCCAGCAACTCGAAGGGCTGAGCGGCCAAGCACGTCGCCTGCGTCTGGCGGTGCTGTGTCAGGCAGACACCCGTGCCGCGCGTTGCCTGACCCTGGCAGGCGCGCACCTGGAGCTGGTCCTGTACACCGCAGCAATCATGCTGGTCTATGTCTTCATGCCTCGGCAGATGGATGTCGACTGGAGCTGGCTACTGATATTGGGCAGCGATGACCAGCTACTGTGGGTCGATCATTTGTTCAACCTCTTGTACGCAGTGGCCCTGATGGCCTGGGGGCCGGTCTACGTGTCTTGTGGTTTCATGCTCTACCTCAACCGCCGTACCCGGCTGGAAGCCTGGGATATCGAACTGGTGTTCAAACGCCTGCGCCAGCGTCTGGCCGGTAGCGCTGCAACTCTGGTGGTCGGCGCATTATTGCTGCTGGGCGCGCTACCGCACAGCGGTTGGGCCTACGCCTCGCCTGCCCCGGAATCCGTACAGCCCTCGCCCCAGAGCACGCGCCTGACGCACCAGCCGCTTAACAGCCAGCAATCACATGCGGCGATCACTGACCTGCTGGAGAAGCCGCCCTTCAAGAACCCAGAAACCGTAACCGGCTGGCGGCTTCCAGAGGCGCAGGAACAACCGCCCACCGCGGGACAAGCACCATCAACATGGTTCGACTGGCTAAACCACCTGCTCAAAGGCGCCAACGTACTCGCCCATCTGTTCGAGATCCTGCTGTGGAGCCTGGCCATCGGCCTGCTGGGCCTGGTGATCTGGCGCTACCGTCAGTGGCTGCGGTTGTTCATCGCCTCACCCGGCAGAGACAAACCAGTCACTGCCCATCCCCCGGCGCAGTTATTCGGTCTGCAAGTCAGCGCCCAGAGTTTACCCGACGACATCGCAGGCACTGTCCTGGCGCTCTGGCCAGACCAACCTCGTGAGGCTCTGAGCCTGCTTTACCGGGCCTTGCTCAGTCGTTTGATCACTGATTACCAACTGCCATTGAAAAGCGCCGATACCGAACAACAGGCGCTGCAGCGCATCGCCAGCCTCAACAAACCGGCCCTGAGCGACTTCAGCCATGAGCTGACCGGGCACTGGCAGAATCTTGCCTATGGTCATCGGCTACCCGCCGCGCATGTACTGCCCGAGCTTTGTGAACGCTGGCGCAGCCTGTTCGAGACCGGAGCACGCCCATGA
- a CDS encoding RDD family protein, which yields MFPVSPRQAAPLDTRLGIETPEGIDLLLRPAGLTVRALAFSIDLLLRGLLLLTGYGALSLFGDLGMGLSAIGLFLINWWYPVLFEVLNQGRTPGKQMMALRVIHDDGTPVGWTSSLIRNLLRMVDMLPFGYAAGALACLNHPHFKRLGDLAAATLVVYNEPLRQPPVLPDAPPAIAPFALQLAEQRAILDFAERQGELSDSRTRELAGLLAEPLQVAPGQAASRINGIARGLLGAP from the coding sequence ATGTTTCCAGTTTCGCCAAGGCAGGCAGCACCTCTGGACACCCGGCTCGGGATTGAAACGCCAGAAGGCATCGATTTGCTGTTACGTCCGGCAGGCCTGACAGTGCGTGCCCTGGCGTTCAGCATCGACCTGTTGCTGCGTGGTCTGCTGCTACTGACCGGCTATGGTGCCCTGAGTCTGTTCGGTGATTTGGGCATGGGACTGTCGGCCATTGGCTTGTTCCTGATCAACTGGTGGTATCCGGTGTTGTTCGAAGTGCTCAATCAGGGTCGCACCCCGGGCAAGCAAATGATGGCCTTGCGAGTCATTCACGACGATGGCACACCGGTCGGCTGGACCTCATCGCTGATCCGTAATCTGTTGCGCATGGTCGACATGCTGCCTTTCGGGTATGCCGCAGGCGCCCTCGCATGCCTCAATCACCCGCACTTCAAACGCTTGGGCGACCTGGCAGCAGCCACACTGGTGGTCTATAACGAACCACTGCGCCAACCTCCGGTGCTGCCCGATGCACCGCCTGCTATTGCACCGTTCGCTCTGCAACTGGCCGAACAACGTGCCATCCTCGATTTTGCCGAGCGCCAGGGCGAGCTGTCGGACTCGCGAACCCGAGAGCTGGCCGGCTTGCTGGCCGAGCCGCTGCAAGTTGCGCCCGGGCAGGCGGCGAGCCGGATCAACGGCATAGCCCGTGGCCTGCTGGGGGCGCCATGA
- the mvaT gene encoding histone-like nucleoid-structuring protein MvaT, whose protein sequence is MSLINEYRATEEAIKELQARLKNLSQDDKLQAELEFEGKLRTLMGEYQKSLRDIISLLDPDAKVNKAPRGVVKTTGTKRARKVKQYKNPHNGEVIETKGGNHKTLKEWKAKWGGDEVESWSTLLG, encoded by the coding sequence ATGTCGCTGATCAACGAATACCGCGCTACTGAAGAAGCCATCAAAGAACTGCAAGCCCGTTTGAAAAATCTGTCCCAAGATGACAAATTGCAGGCCGAGCTGGAGTTTGAAGGCAAACTGCGCACCCTCATGGGCGAGTACCAGAAATCCCTGCGTGACATCATTTCCCTGCTTGATCCGGATGCCAAAGTTAACAAGGCACCTCGTGGCGTGGTGAAAACCACCGGCACCAAACGCGCTCGTAAAGTCAAGCAGTACAAGAACCCGCACAATGGCGAAGTGATCGAAACCAAAGGCGGCAACCACAAAACGCTGAAAGAGTGGAAAGCCAAGTGGGGCGGCGACGAAGTCGAAAGCTGGTCGACCCTGCTGGGTTAA
- a CDS encoding glycosyltransferase family 4 protein, with the protein MTMFYAPASGGVRTYLDAKHRRLQHYPGVQHSLLIPGARSSHNDGVHQVPATPLPFGNGYRFPLRVSPWRTMLHNLKPDLIEVGDPYLTAWAALDARRQLDVPVIGFYHSDLPLLISNRMGQWINSSAQAYISKLYGNFDRILAPSQVMASKLIGMGLEQVHVQPLGVDLQIFAPTRRDPDLRQRLGLRPDTRLLVFAGRGSREKNINVLLHCMKHLGPRYHLLLIGSHMPTQVPDNVSVIGRFCKATEVAQWLASADALLHAGDQETFGLVILEAMASGIAVVAVDAGAFSEIVSGECGLLCAANQPKAMASAVRELFEHDVRAVGQIARRHVEAHYNWDRVVAGLLEHYQAVLGSHLPVTANG; encoded by the coding sequence ATGACGATGTTCTACGCACCGGCCAGCGGTGGCGTGCGCACTTATCTGGATGCCAAACACCGGCGTTTGCAACACTATCCAGGCGTGCAACACAGCCTGTTGATTCCTGGCGCGCGCTCCAGCCACAACGACGGCGTGCATCAGGTTCCGGCAACCCCATTACCGTTTGGCAACGGTTATCGCTTTCCACTGCGGGTCAGCCCCTGGCGAACCATGCTGCACAATCTCAAACCGGATCTGATTGAAGTCGGCGATCCTTACCTGACCGCCTGGGCCGCGCTGGATGCACGGCGTCAGCTCGATGTGCCGGTGATCGGTTTTTATCACTCCGATCTGCCTCTGCTAATCAGCAACCGGATGGGCCAGTGGATCAACAGCAGCGCCCAGGCTTACATCAGCAAGCTGTATGGCAACTTCGACCGAATTCTGGCGCCCAGCCAGGTCATGGCCAGCAAACTGATCGGCATGGGCCTTGAACAGGTCCATGTGCAACCGCTGGGTGTTGATCTACAGATCTTCGCCCCCACCCGACGTGACCCTGATCTGAGGCAACGCCTGGGCTTGCGCCCGGATACCCGGCTATTGGTGTTTGCCGGCCGCGGCTCCCGGGAGAAGAACATCAATGTTCTATTGCACTGCATGAAACACCTCGGGCCGCGCTACCACTTGCTGCTGATAGGCTCGCACATGCCGACCCAAGTGCCGGACAACGTCTCGGTGATCGGCCGCTTCTGCAAGGCAACCGAGGTCGCGCAATGGCTGGCCAGTGCCGACGCGCTGTTGCATGCCGGTGATCAGGAAACCTTCGGCCTGGTGATACTCGAAGCCATGGCCAGTGGCATTGCGGTGGTCGCCGTCGACGCCGGGGCGTTCAGCGAGATCGTCTCTGGTGAATGTGGCCTGCTGTGCGCAGCCAATCAGCCCAAGGCCATGGCCAGTGCGGTACGCGAGCTGTTTGAACACGATGTCAGGGCTGTGGGGCAGATTGCCCGGCGGCATGTCGAAGCACATTACAACTGGGACAGGGTCGTTGCCGGATTGCTTGAGCACTACCAGGCCGTGCTGGGCAGCCATCTGCCAGTGACAGCCAATGGCTGA
- a CDS encoding DUF2334 domain-containing protein: MAEQSVLLLVLHDVAPCTWRSYLPFVAAVDALGSVAMTWLVVPDFHQRNPLDNDPALLDFLDTRLARGDELVLHGYQHCDTGPPPRHAADFLMRRVYTREGEFYSLSHDQASMRLDAGIGVFQRHAWPLHGFVAPAWLMSPGTRLALRERPLSYTSSPHHLYRLPDFTALRAPGLVWSARSAWRRGASWVFNRWQETQWRQAQVIRLGLHPVDMHHELARRYWLAALQRLLEQGRVAQTKYVWLSAQISASVSQ, encoded by the coding sequence ATGGCTGAGCAATCAGTCCTGCTGCTGGTGCTGCACGATGTTGCGCCGTGCACCTGGCGCAGCTACCTGCCTTTCGTGGCGGCGGTGGATGCACTGGGCAGCGTTGCGATGACCTGGCTGGTGGTGCCGGACTTTCATCAGCGTAATCCTCTGGACAACGACCCGGCACTGCTTGATTTTCTCGACACGCGACTGGCGCGCGGGGATGAATTGGTTTTGCACGGTTATCAGCATTGCGATACCGGCCCGCCACCACGCCATGCGGCTGATTTTCTGATGCGACGGGTTTACACCCGCGAGGGCGAGTTCTACTCGTTATCGCACGATCAGGCATCGATGCGCCTGGATGCCGGGATTGGCGTTTTTCAGCGCCATGCATGGCCGCTGCACGGATTCGTGGCGCCGGCCTGGCTGATGAGCCCCGGTACTCGCCTGGCATTGCGCGAGCGACCGCTGAGCTACACCAGCAGCCCGCACCACTTATACCGCCTGCCAGACTTCACTGCGCTGCGGGCTCCGGGCCTGGTATGGAGTGCCCGCAGCGCCTGGCGACGCGGGGCTTCATGGGTGTTCAATCGCTGGCAGGAAACGCAGTGGCGCCAGGCTCAGGTCATTCGCCTGGGCCTGCATCCGGTGGACATGCATCACGAGCTGGCAAGGCGATATTGGCTCGCAGCGCTGCAGAGACTGCTTGAGCAAGGTCGTGTAGCGCAGACCAAATACGTCTGGCTGAGTGCTCAGATATCGGCTTCGGTATCGCAATGA
- the sbcB gene encoding exodeoxyribonuclease I has translation MNPSIFWHDYETTGINPRSDRPLQMAGIRTDAELNEIGAPVNLYCQPSDDILPHPAACLVTGITPQRLAEKGLCEADFMTRVHAELAQPGTCGAGYNTLRFDDEVTRYSLYRNFFDPYGREWQGGNSRWDLIDVVRAACALRPQGIVWPEEEGRITLKLERLTAANGIEHGQAHDALSDVRATIALARLIRERQPKLYDYLFTLRSKQKVQEQIRLLQPVVHISGRFSAARHYLGVVLPLAWHPHNRNALIVCDLHLDHSPLLALDADTLRERLYKRREELAQGELPVPLKLVHINRCPVLAPLSVLREEDQQRLQLDMTLIRERATALVQEQELWQPRLQNLYGREEFTAQQDPEQQLYDGFIGDRDRRLCEQVREAEPQQLAQPVWPFDDARLPELLFRYRARNFAETLNAQEQQRWLEFCQARLTRPEFGAPNTLQSFTKALIELSLNARPEQLKVLSQWQDYVQVLRGRLGI, from the coding sequence GTGAATCCCAGCATCTTCTGGCACGACTACGAAACCACCGGCATCAACCCGCGCAGTGACCGACCGTTGCAGATGGCCGGGATCCGCACCGATGCCGAACTCAACGAAATCGGCGCTCCGGTCAACCTGTACTGCCAACCGAGCGACGATATCCTGCCGCATCCTGCGGCCTGCCTGGTCACAGGGATCACTCCGCAACGTCTGGCAGAGAAGGGCTTGTGCGAGGCCGACTTCATGACTCGTGTGCATGCCGAACTGGCGCAGCCAGGTACTTGTGGTGCGGGTTACAACACGTTGCGTTTCGATGATGAAGTTACCCGTTACAGCTTGTATCGCAATTTCTTTGATCCTTATGGCCGGGAATGGCAGGGCGGTAACAGCCGTTGGGATTTGATTGATGTTGTACGCGCTGCCTGTGCATTGCGCCCGCAAGGCATTGTCTGGCCTGAAGAAGAGGGGCGCATCACGCTCAAACTCGAACGCTTGACCGCTGCCAATGGTATTGAGCATGGTCAGGCTCACGATGCGTTGTCCGATGTGCGCGCCACTATTGCGCTTGCGCGGCTGATCCGTGAGCGTCAGCCAAAACTTTATGACTATCTGTTTACACTGCGCAGTAAGCAAAAGGTTCAAGAGCAGATTCGCTTGCTGCAACCTGTTGTGCATATATCCGGGCGTTTTTCGGCGGCCCGACACTATCTGGGGGTGGTGCTGCCTCTTGCCTGGCATCCGCACAATCGCAATGCGCTGATTGTCTGCGACCTGCACCTGGATCATTCGCCACTGCTGGCACTCGATGCCGATACGCTGCGCGAGCGGCTGTACAAGCGTCGTGAAGAGTTGGCGCAGGGAGAACTACCGGTTCCGCTGAAACTTGTGCATATAAATCGCTGCCCGGTGCTCGCACCGCTAAGTGTGTTGCGTGAAGAAGACCAGCAACGTTTGCAACTGGACATGACGCTGATTCGTGAACGGGCCACGGCATTGGTGCAGGAGCAGGAACTTTGGCAGCCGCGTTTGCAAAACCTCTATGGGCGTGAAGAGTTCACGGCTCAGCAAGATCCCGAGCAGCAGCTGTATGACGGTTTTATTGGTGACCGTGATCGAAGACTGTGTGAGCAAGTGCGTGAAGCCGAGCCGCAGCAATTGGCGCAACCGGTCTGGCCTTTTGATGACGCGCGTTTGCCGGAGCTGTTGTTTCGCTACCGGGCGCGTAACTTTGCCGAAACCCTGAATGCGCAGGAGCAGCAACGCTGGCTGGAGTTTTGCCAGGCACGTCTGACACGCCCGGAGTTCGGCGCTCCCAACACGCTGCAAAGCTTTACCAAGGCGCTGATCGAGTTGTCGCTCAATGCCAGGCCTGAGCAGTTGAAGGTATTGAGTCAGTGGCAGGATTATGTGCAGGTATTGCGAGGCCGGCTGGGGATCTGA
- a CDS encoding stage II sporulation protein M, which yields MKQSLFENLHQADWQRFATRLTLLEKNARTITASETFSLDYRRICQHLALARERGYSSYLVDSLQQLALRGHQQLYRHRSNQLMTMLTFVLAGFPRRVRAEWRFVAVSALLFFACLLGMGLLVHAVPAMVYSVLAPEQVHQMQGMYDPGSRRIGVPAERGSGEDWVMFGYYIMNNIGIAFQTYASGLLLGLGSLFFLVYNGLLIGAVAGHLTQIGYGQTFWPFVAGHGAFELTAIVIAGAAGLKLGWALLAPGRMTRALALRNAARQSVQMMGGVMFMLLIAAFIEAYWSSMTWPAPWIKYLAGGILWSLVAAWLLLAGKNAHAPD from the coding sequence ATGAAACAAAGCCTGTTTGAAAACCTTCATCAGGCCGACTGGCAGCGTTTCGCCACGCGTCTGACCCTGCTCGAAAAAAACGCTCGCACCATCACGGCCAGCGAGACCTTCAGCCTGGATTACCGACGCATCTGCCAGCATCTCGCATTGGCCAGAGAGCGTGGCTACAGCAGTTATCTGGTCGACTCGCTGCAGCAATTGGCATTGCGTGGCCATCAGCAGCTGTACCGGCATCGCAGCAATCAGTTGATGACGATGCTGACCTTCGTACTGGCAGGTTTCCCCCGCAGGGTCAGGGCCGAGTGGCGGTTTGTGGCGGTCTCGGCCCTGCTGTTTTTCGCCTGCCTGCTGGGCATGGGCCTGCTCGTGCATGCCGTTCCTGCAATGGTCTACAGCGTGCTCGCTCCGGAGCAGGTGCACCAGATGCAGGGCATGTACGACCCGGGCTCAAGGCGCATCGGCGTGCCGGCAGAACGCGGCTCCGGCGAGGACTGGGTGATGTTCGGTTACTACATCATGAACAACATCGGCATCGCGTTTCAGACCTACGCCAGCGGCTTGCTGCTCGGCCTGGGCAGCCTGTTCTTCCTGGTCTATAACGGTTTGCTGATCGGCGCAGTGGCCGGTCACCTGACCCAGATCGGCTACGGTCAGACCTTCTGGCCATTCGTCGCGGGCCATGGCGCCTTCGAACTGACCGCCATTGTCATCGCTGGCGCAGCAGGCCTCAAACTCGGCTGGGCGCTGCTGGCACCGGGACGCATGACCCGCGCCCTGGCATTGCGTAACGCAGCCCGGCAAAGCGTGCAAATGATGGGCGGGGTCATGTTCATGCTGCTGATCGCGGCCTTCATCGAAGCCTACTGGTCATCGATGACCTGGCCTGCGCCATGGATCAAGTACCTGGCGGGCGGGATCCTGTGGAGCCTGGTGGCCGCCTGGCTGCTACTTGCCGGAAAAAACGCCCATGCGCCTGACTGA